One genomic window of Natronorubrum aibiense includes the following:
- a CDS encoding ParA family protein yields MTTQTPRAVSVALQKGGVGKTTLAINLAERLANRDNDVLLADLDQQGNATEGVGLSEAYTSDVHLGDVLEDSSETTLDDVIRSTDAFDVLPAHEDLDSVENSIRSATFGELWIRNEIVDPVLGDEYDYVVVDSPPNLGPLADASLISTQNVIVPLRMSEPSVSGFERMYTQQIGPIRKEIDLDILAIVPNSLSGDNEEKRIIGDLEDSQFGDLLPSFARSAHFDDPDSPGPGLRERIAFKRAWREGVPLAAYDPDNDMLERLDELAAIVERGGVDDA; encoded by the coding sequence ATGACGACACAGACCCCACGCGCCGTCAGCGTCGCCCTGCAGAAAGGCGGCGTCGGCAAAACGACTCTCGCGATCAATCTCGCTGAACGACTCGCCAACCGAGACAACGACGTCTTGCTCGCCGACTTAGATCAGCAGGGCAACGCCACCGAAGGTGTCGGGCTGAGCGAGGCCTACACGAGCGACGTCCACCTCGGCGACGTCTTGGAAGACAGCTCGGAGACGACCCTCGACGACGTGATCCGTTCGACCGACGCCTTCGACGTGTTGCCGGCCCACGAGGACTTAGATAGTGTCGAAAACAGCATTCGAAGCGCGACCTTCGGTGAGTTGTGGATCAGAAACGAGATCGTCGACCCAGTGTTGGGCGACGAGTACGACTACGTCGTCGTCGACTCGCCGCCGAACCTCGGCCCGCTCGCAGATGCCTCGCTGATCTCGACTCAGAACGTCATCGTCCCGCTGCGGATGAGCGAACCAAGCGTCAGCGGCTTCGAGCGCATGTACACCCAACAGATCGGCCCGATCCGAAAGGAGATCGATCTCGACATTCTCGCGATCGTCCCGAACTCACTCTCCGGCGACAACGAGGAAAAGCGGATCATCGGCGATCTCGAGGATTCCCAGTTCGGCGACCTGCTCCCGTCGTTCGCCCGGTCAGCACACTTCGACGATCCCGATTCACCCGGTCCCGGCCTCCGCGAGCGGATCGCGTTCAAACGGGCGTGGCGCGAGGGCGTCCCGCTCGCGGCGTACGACCCGGACAACGACATGCTCGAGCGACTCGACGAACTGGCGGCGATCGTCGAACGCGGAGGTGTCGACGATGCCTGA
- a CDS encoding DEAD/DEAH box helicase, giving the protein MTDERSPDAPDIDHQPIGGNADDEPPADDLEGEQEPKELSLAEFHDACQQAGRPVLTAASVAQALGHPHEATSEALAELAERGDVERLSVETDPVVWYPSELEDLTDRERVVVFPKRREIIVDRPEQFTRAQLSQFAHLADGNGEDGYRYVVRPEDIWQAPHDSFEGLARRMRQALGQRSNALEEWVKSQWDRAHQFRLATHEDGYTVLEAKTPEVMGNVARQKLDEEHVHAPISETEDWVREGSEAAIKRILYEAGYPVQDHRDLEAGESLSIDLEVRLRDYQQTWVDRFAEAGEGVFVGPPGSGKTIAAMGAMAHVGGETLVLVPSRDLARQWAESIAEHTSLEPHQIGQYHGGRKEVRPVTIATYQIAGMDRHRSLFDDREWGLVVFDECQHVPSDVYRRSTHLQSRHRLGLSASPIREDDRQTEIFTLVGPPIGTDWEALFEAGFVAEPELEIRYVPWGDDEQRNAYVSAEGREKYRIAAKNRGKVDDVRYLLSAHPDSKAIVFVDYLEQGRDLAAALDVPFLSGETPHHERRRLLEEFRRNERDLLVISRVGDEGIDLPTADLAIIASGLGGSRRQGTQRAGRTMRPAGGALVYVLATYGTREEDFARKQLQHLGRKGMTIREQTVERTDGSDSSDE; this is encoded by the coding sequence GTGACTGACGAACGCTCCCCAGATGCGCCCGACATCGACCACCAGCCGATCGGCGGAAACGCCGACGACGAGCCGCCAGCGGACGATCTCGAGGGTGAACAGGAACCGAAAGAATTGTCACTCGCCGAGTTCCACGACGCGTGCCAGCAGGCAGGACGTCCTGTGCTCACCGCCGCGTCCGTCGCACAGGCTCTTGGGCACCCTCACGAGGCGACCAGCGAGGCGCTGGCGGAGCTTGCAGAGCGCGGCGACGTCGAGCGCCTGTCCGTCGAAACCGATCCCGTCGTCTGGTATCCCAGCGAACTCGAGGACCTGACCGACCGGGAGCGCGTGGTCGTCTTTCCGAAACGGCGCGAGATCATCGTCGACCGACCGGAGCAGTTCACGCGGGCCCAACTCTCGCAGTTCGCCCACCTTGCGGACGGCAATGGAGAGGACGGCTACCGGTACGTCGTCCGCCCGGAGGACATCTGGCAGGCGCCCCACGACAGTTTTGAAGGTCTGGCCCGGAGGATGCGACAGGCGCTGGGCCAGCGCTCGAATGCGCTCGAGGAGTGGGTCAAGAGCCAATGGGATCGCGCCCATCAGTTCCGACTAGCGACCCACGAGGACGGCTACACGGTGCTCGAGGCCAAAACGCCCGAAGTGATGGGGAACGTCGCCCGACAGAAACTCGACGAGGAACACGTCCACGCGCCGATCTCCGAGACCGAAGACTGGGTGCGGGAAGGGTCGGAAGCAGCGATCAAGCGCATCCTCTACGAAGCGGGCTACCCGGTTCAGGACCACCGGGACCTCGAGGCCGGCGAGTCGCTCTCGATCGACCTCGAGGTACGCCTGCGGGACTACCAGCAAACGTGGGTCGACCGCTTCGCCGAGGCCGGAGAGGGTGTGTTCGTCGGCCCGCCGGGCAGTGGGAAGACGATCGCGGCGATGGGTGCGATGGCCCACGTCGGCGGGGAAACGCTCGTGCTCGTCCCGAGTCGGGATCTCGCGCGCCAGTGGGCCGAGTCGATCGCGGAGCACACCTCCCTCGAGCCCCATCAGATCGGGCAGTACCACGGGGGCCGAAAGGAGGTCCGCCCGGTCACGATCGCGACCTACCAGATCGCCGGGATGGACCGCCATCGGTCGCTGTTCGACGACCGCGAGTGGGGGCTGGTCGTCTTCGACGAGTGCCAGCACGTCCCCTCGGACGTCTACCGGCGGAGTACGCATCTGCAGTCTCGTCATCGACTCGGGCTCTCCGCCAGCCCGATCCGGGAGGACGACCGCCAGACCGAGATCTTTACGCTCGTCGGCCCACCCATCGGCACCGACTGGGAGGCGCTGTTCGAGGCCGGCTTCGTCGCCGAACCGGAACTCGAGATCCGCTACGTCCCGTGGGGTGACGACGAGCAACGAAACGCCTACGTCTCCGCCGAGGGCCGCGAAAAGTACCGGATCGCCGCGAAAAACCGAGGGAAGGTCGACGACGTCCGATATCTGCTCTCGGCCCATCCCGACTCGAAAGCGATCGTCTTCGTCGACTACCTCGAGCAGGGCCGCGACCTCGCAGCCGCACTCGACGTACCCTTCCTCAGCGGAGAGACGCCACACCACGAGCGACGCCGGTTGCTCGAGGAGTTCCGACGAAACGAGCGCGACCTGCTGGTCATCTCTCGTGTCGGCGACGAGGGGATCGACCTGCCGACGGCTGATCTCGCGATCATCGCCTCGGGACTCGGCGGCTCGCGACGGCAGGGAACCCAGCGAGCCGGCCGAACGATGCGGCCGGCCGGCGGCGCGCTCGTGTACGTGCTCGCGACCTACGGCACGCGTGAGGAGGATTTCGCTCGGAAACAGCTCCAGCATCTCGGTCGCAAGGGGATGACGATCCGCGAGCAGACGGTCGAGAGGACCGACGGAAGCGACAGCAGCGACGAGTAA
- the rdfA gene encoding rod-determining factor RdfA → MTENNHDSESEKPCCKIGRIADTYDLSTLDDDLIAYWTGETAEQYSTRELATYVNQRVLESALETAGVSVKEGEVENTYRLLTDEDVSSGTRVQTRTELERDGVPIEQVESDFVSHQTVYNHLTDCLETSLETPSDEERLEKSAEKLGALQNRTAAVTDDTVTQLDRNGIIDIGEHSVTVSITVTCEECFQEFTVRELLDERSCNCY, encoded by the coding sequence GTGACTGAGAACAACCACGATTCGGAGTCGGAGAAGCCGTGTTGTAAAATCGGTCGGATCGCCGATACATACGACCTCTCGACTCTCGACGACGATCTCATTGCCTACTGGACGGGGGAAACGGCCGAACAGTACAGCACTCGAGAACTTGCCACGTACGTCAATCAGCGAGTCCTTGAGTCCGCTCTCGAGACGGCCGGCGTCTCTGTCAAGGAGGGAGAAGTCGAAAACACGTACCGATTGCTCACTGACGAGGATGTCAGCAGCGGGACACGGGTACAGACACGAACTGAACTCGAGCGCGACGGCGTGCCGATCGAGCAAGTCGAATCGGATTTCGTTTCCCACCAGACGGTCTACAATCATCTGACGGACTGCCTCGAGACCTCACTCGAGACACCGAGTGACGAAGAGCGACTCGAAAAAAGCGCAGAGAAGCTCGGTGCACTCCAGAATCGAACGGCTGCGGTCACCGACGATACTGTCACACAACTCGACCGGAACGGGATCATCGATATCGGTGAACACAGTGTTACTGTCTCGATCACGGTGACGTGTGAGGAGTGTTTCCAAGAGTTTACCGTCAGGGAGTTGCTCGATGAACGGTCCTGTAACTGCTACTAA